ATCCTGTTAATTATTTAAACACCAACAAATGTGCCAATCTCATTAAAGACCTAAAGATAGACATCTTAATAGTATTTAGCGTGGGAATTGTGAAAGAAATCATCCTCAATATCCCCAATCTAAAGGTCGTTAATGCCCATGCCGGCTTTTTACCAAAATACCGTGGGATGAATGTCATCGAATGGGCATGTCTTAATAATGATGAGACAATTGGGACGATACATTTTATGGACCGTGGAATTGATACTGGAGATATTTTATATCAAAAACCATTCAGTTTGGAAGGTTGTAAGTCAATCGAAGAAATCCGCCAGCGTGGATTTGATTTTGTCTTCAGATTGATGGCAGAATGTGTCGAAAAATTACTCAATAATGAAATAAGACCTACACCCCAAAACCCTGCAGAAGGAAAAACCTGGTATATCATGCATGAGAAATTAAAGAGGATTCTGGAAGAAAAATTAAAGAATAAAACTCGATAATTATAGCGGTTA
The sequence above is drawn from the bacterium genome and encodes:
- a CDS encoding formyltransferase family protein, which translates into the protein MRIGLITRGAYNRASITVLKELEKRHIPVSAIILVKRKQGQNPLNSLKLQLKTEGLGIFRKIMVKLGLIKENKTKEIPKGKNEIPEQERISIYEWAVKNNVPVYPVNYLNTNKCANLIKDLKIDILIVFSVGIVKEIILNIPNLKVVNAHAGFLPKYRGMNVIEWACLNNDETIGTIHFMDRGIDTGDILYQKPFSLEGCKSIEEIRQRGFDFVFRLMAECVEKLLNNEIRPTPQNPAEGKTWYIMHEKLKRILEEKLKNKTR